One Natronolimnobius sp. AArcel1 DNA window includes the following coding sequences:
- a CDS encoding DoxX family membrane protein, with translation MAASSANRLESRYGGVTLEGEPHALSAWFVVGLRVTMGLAFLGAGLGKLTIFAGEAFDASGYLMGAEGPLAGVFGAMAANPALIDIINVVVPATQILIGVGLLVGGLVRLAALGGAMQMSMFYLASWDVAGPLGFVNSDFVYLVVFLAIGAFGAGRILGADRYIEQLEVGGQALIERYPKLRYLLG, from the coding sequence ATGGCAGCAAGTTCGGCAAACCGGCTTGAAAGTCGGTACGGCGGTGTGACGCTCGAGGGAGAACCCCACGCGTTAAGTGCGTGGTTTGTCGTTGGACTACGGGTGACGATGGGGCTTGCGTTCCTCGGTGCTGGCCTCGGCAAGTTGACGATCTTCGCAGGCGAAGCGTTCGATGCCAGCGGCTATCTGATGGGTGCTGAGGGGCCCCTCGCGGGGGTCTTCGGTGCGATGGCAGCGAACCCGGCGCTGATAGACATCATCAACGTAGTCGTGCCAGCAACGCAGATCCTGATCGGCGTCGGCTTGCTCGTCGGCGGCCTCGTCAGGCTCGCAGCGCTTGGCGGCGCAATGCAGATGTCGATGTTCTACCTCGCCAGTTGGGACGTTGCCGGCCCGCTCGGATTCGTCAACAGCGATTTCGTCTACCTGGTGGTCTTCCTGGCCATCGGCGCCTTCGGCGCTGGACGAATCCTCGGTGCGGACCGCTACATCGAGCAACTCGAGGTCGGTGGGCAAGCGCTGATCGAGCGCTACCCGAAACTCCGCTACCTCCTCGGGTGA